The following DNA comes from Vicinamibacterales bacterium.
TTCACGTCGCTCCTGCACGGCCACGCCTGGCCGCCCGCCGTCGCCGCCCTCGCCCGCCAGGCCGCGCGCGGGACCGTGCACGGCACGGCGAACGGGCTCCAGGTCGCGCTGGCCGAGCGGCTCGCCGCGCGGGTGCCGTCGATCGAGCGCGTGCGGTTCTGCAACTCGGGGACGGAGGCGACGATGGGCGCGCTGAGGGCCGCGCGGGCGTTCACGGGACGGCCGGCCATCCTGAAGATGGCCGGCGGCTACCACGGCTCGCACGACGCCGCCGCGGTCGGCATGGGCGACGCGGCCGGGGCCCTTCCGCCGGGCGTGGCACCGGGCGTCGCCGCCGACGTCGTGGTCGGCCGCTACAACGACCTGGCGCACACCTCGGCCCTGATTCGTGAGAACCGCGACCGGCTGGCGGCCGTCATCGTCGAGCCGATGCTGGGGTCCGGCGCGATCCTGGCGGACCGCGCGTTCCTCCACGGGGTGCGCGCGGTGACGGCGGAGTGCGGCGTCCTGCTGGTGCTCGACGAGGTCATCACGTTCCGGCTCGGCACGGGCGGCCTGCAGGGCGTCTTCGCCATCACGCCCGACCTCACGTCCTTCGGCAAGATCATCGGCGGCGGCCTGCCCGTCGGCGCCTTCGGCGGACGCGCCGACGTGATGGCCACGTTCGACCCGTCCCGTGCGAACGCGGTCCAGCACTCGGGCACCTACAACGGCAACGCGGCGACGATGGCCGCGGGGCTCGCCGCGCTCGAGGCCTACGGCGCGGACGAGGTCGCGCGTCTGAACGCGACGGGCGACGGCCTGCGCGCGCGCCTGAACACCGCGATCGCCAGGTCGGGCACCGACGCGGTCGTGACCGGCTACGGATCGCTCATGCAGCTCCATTTCACGGCCCCGCCCGTGAGCGGACCGGCCGACGCCGCCCGCGCCGACGCCAGGCTGACGCGGCTGATGCACCTGGCGCTGGCCAACCGCGGCGTGTTCAGCTCGACGCGACAGCTCTACGTGCTGCCGACGGTCGTGACGCCCGAGGCCCTCGACGGGTTCGAGCGCGCCTTCGGCGACGCGCTGGCCGTCGTCGCCGGGG
Coding sequences within:
- a CDS encoding aminotransferase class III-fold pyridoxal phosphate-dependent enzyme, whose protein sequence is MDAIDRLYLSERDAYRAATPASRALFERAARVLPGGDTRTGTFHPPYPLFVSRGDGCTLWDADGQPRLDTLYNFTSLLHGHAWPPAVAALARQAARGTVHGTANGLQVALAERLAARVPSIERVRFCNSGTEATMGALRAARAFTGRPAILKMAGGYHGSHDAAAVGMGDAAGALPPGVAPGVAADVVVGRYNDLAHTSALIRENRDRLAAVIVEPMLGSGAILADRAFLHGVRAVTAECGVLLVLDEVITFRLGTGGLQGVFAITPDLTSFGKIIGGGLPVGAFGGRADVMATFDPSRANAVQHSGTYNGNAATMAAGLAALEAYGADEVARLNATGDGLRARLNTAIARSGTDAVVTGYGSLMQLHFTAPPVSGPADAARADARLTRLMHLALANRGVFSSTRQLYVLPTVVTPEALDGFERAFGDALAVVAGARATAAVGV